The following coding sequences lie in one Bartonella sp. DGB1 genomic window:
- the purF gene encoding amidophosphoribosyltransferase: MYKFDIYNDRLREECGVFGIIGHVDAAKLTALGLHALQHRGQEAAGIVTTDGHKFYEEKHLGLVGDHFTSINNLNKLSGSIAIGHVRYSTTGETSRRNIQPLFSESIEGGLAVAHNGNFTNGLTIRKELIKTGAIYQSTTDTEVILHLIARAQNSNIIDRFRASIQQIEGGFALLALTNNKLIVTRDPVGIRPLVMGLLDGKPIFCSETCALDIVGATYVRDVKNGEIIICELKEDGEVTIETIQPSATKPERLCMFEYVYFARPDSIVGGKSIYNARKKMGEILATEHPCDADIVVPVPDGGTPAAIGYAQKSGINFELGIIRNHYVGRTFIEPTQQIRALGVKLKHSANKTVIEGKKVVLIDDSVVRGTTSLKIVRMLREAGAKEVHLRVASPRIYYPDFYGIDTPHRHNLIANNHYTVEEMSDQIGTDSLKFLSIDGLYQAVCGQNRNNSSPQFTDHYFTGDYPTPLKDNEDDELLQQLGTNQI; this comes from the coding sequence ATGTATAAATTTGATATTTATAACGATAGGCTTCGAGAAGAATGCGGCGTCTTCGGAATTATAGGACATGTAGATGCAGCTAAGTTAACAGCTTTAGGATTACATGCCTTACAACATAGAGGTCAAGAAGCGGCAGGAATCGTAACTACTGATGGTCATAAATTTTATGAAGAAAAACATCTAGGATTAGTAGGTGATCATTTCACTAGCATTAATAATTTAAATAAACTTTCTGGTTCAATTGCTATAGGTCATGTTAGATATTCTACAACTGGTGAAACTAGTCGTCGTAATATTCAACCTTTATTCTCTGAATCAATAGAAGGTGGATTAGCAGTAGCGCACAATGGTAACTTTACTAATGGGCTCACCATACGTAAAGAACTAATAAAAACAGGAGCTATTTATCAATCTACTACAGATACTGAAGTAATATTACACCTCATTGCTAGAGCCCAAAATTCCAACATTATAGATAGATTTAGAGCATCTATACAACAAATTGAAGGCGGATTTGCTTTACTAGCCTTAACAAATAATAAACTCATAGTAACAAGAGATCCTGTTGGTATTCGCCCGCTGGTTATGGGGCTCTTAGATGGTAAACCAATTTTTTGCTCGGAAACATGTGCTTTAGATATCGTAGGAGCAACATATGTCAGAGATGTAAAAAATGGTGAAATTATAATCTGTGAACTAAAAGAAGATGGAGAAGTTACTATCGAAACTATACAACCATCTGCTACTAAGCCCGAACGTCTTTGTATGTTTGAATATGTATATTTTGCACGTCCTGATTCAATCGTTGGTGGCAAAAGTATTTACAATGCTCGCAAAAAAATGGGTGAAATTTTAGCTACAGAACATCCATGTGATGCTGATATAGTAGTTCCTGTACCAGATGGTGGAACACCAGCTGCGATAGGATATGCACAAAAAAGTGGTATCAATTTTGAATTAGGTATAATACGTAATCACTACGTTGGTAGAACATTCATAGAGCCCACCCAACAAATAAGAGCTTTAGGAGTGAAGTTAAAACATTCGGCTAATAAAACTGTTATCGAAGGTAAAAAAGTCGTACTTATAGATGATTCTGTAGTTCGAGGAACTACATCTCTAAAAATAGTACGCATGTTAAGGGAAGCAGGAGCAAAAGAAGTCCACCTTAGAGTAGCTAGCCCCCGTATTTATTACCCTGATTTTTATGGAATAGATACTCCACATCGACATAATTTAATAGCTAATAACCATTATACCGTTGAAGAAATGAGCGATCAAATTGGTACTGATTCTTTAAAATTTCTATCAATTGATGGCCTTTATCAAGCCGTATGTGGTCAAAATAGAAATAATTCATCACCCCAATTTACTGATCATTATTTTACCGGAGATTATCCAACCCCGTTAAAAGATAACGAAGATGATGAACTTTTACAACAGTTAGGTACAAACCAAATATAA